A region of Deinococcus rubellus DNA encodes the following proteins:
- the leuS gene encoding leucine--tRNA ligase yields the protein MTDTQPQPISTSGINIAEPRSERYNPHAIEAKWQQQWASDGLYKFDPDAPGEKFYALTMFPYPSGNLHIGHWYSYCAPDARARFLRMNGRNVLFPMGFDSFGLPAENAAIKNNLDPRKWTYSNIEYMTGQFQRMGTMIDWSRKFATSDPEYYRWNQWFFTEMFRRGLAYKRDGLVNWCPKDQTVLANEQVVNGHCERCGTQVERRNLSQWYLKITDYADELLDFGGTDMPERVRAMQTHWIGKSVGAEVVFDTPAGPETVFTTRPDTLMGATFLVLAPEHPKVAELTTLEQAEVVRAYLEIAGGKTDVERQQSAEKTGVFTGSFATHPIGGHQVSIWVADYVLVSYGTGSIMAVPAHDERDFEFAKKFGLDIVEVIRPEGGEPLDVTGDEAYSGEGVIVNSGEFDGMPGGKASIATVIAKLEERGVAKAKTTFRLRDWLVSRQRYWGTPIPIVYCPEHGAQPVPADQLPVLLPDNVHFTPTGQSPLKQDAEFRKAICPVCGGEAERDTDTMDTFVDSSWYMYRFTSPHYTEGPWNPALADKLMPIDLYTGGIEHAILHLLYSRFWTKVARDMKLTDISEPFRVLRNQGIILGPDNEKMSKSRGNVIDPDDLVREYGADVVRTYLAFIAPWEVGGPWDPSGINGPAKWLGRVWSLFFDEIKGPAETVSENDLHYAIHSTLKKITGDFERLSFNTIVAALMELTNTLVKAKRAPVAHTPAWDEALNIFNLMLAPLVPHVAEEIWHERGNAQSVHLQTWPTVNEAAAVRDSVVIGVQVSGKVRGEVEISKTASQEEAIAAARANPDVAKHLEGKQTVKEVYVPGRIINLVVR from the coding sequence ATGACCGACACCCAGCCCCAGCCGATCAGCACGTCTGGCATTAACATTGCCGAACCCCGCTCCGAGCGCTACAACCCGCACGCCATCGAGGCCAAGTGGCAGCAGCAGTGGGCCTCAGATGGCCTGTACAAGTTCGACCCCGACGCGCCCGGCGAGAAGTTCTACGCGCTGACCATGTTCCCGTACCCCAGCGGCAACCTGCATATCGGCCACTGGTACAGCTACTGCGCCCCCGACGCCCGCGCCCGATTCCTGCGGATGAACGGACGCAACGTGCTGTTTCCGATGGGTTTTGATTCGTTCGGTCTGCCCGCTGAGAACGCCGCCATCAAGAACAATTTAGACCCCCGAAAGTGGACCTATTCCAACATCGAATACATGACCGGGCAGTTTCAGCGCATGGGCACCATGATCGACTGGAGCCGCAAATTCGCCACCTCCGATCCGGAGTACTACCGCTGGAACCAGTGGTTTTTTACCGAGATGTTCCGGCGCGGCCTGGCCTACAAGCGCGACGGCCTGGTCAACTGGTGCCCCAAGGATCAGACCGTGCTGGCCAACGAGCAGGTCGTGAACGGCCACTGTGAGCGTTGCGGCACCCAGGTCGAGCGGCGCAATCTGAGCCAGTGGTATTTGAAGATCACCGACTACGCCGACGAGCTGCTGGACTTCGGCGGCACCGACATGCCTGAACGGGTGCGCGCCATGCAGACCCACTGGATTGGCAAATCGGTGGGCGCGGAAGTGGTCTTCGACACGCCTGCTGGCCCGGAAACGGTGTTCACCACCCGCCCCGATACCCTGATGGGCGCGACCTTCCTGGTTCTGGCCCCCGAACACCCCAAAGTGGCCGAGCTGACCACTCTGGAGCAGGCGGAGGTGGTCCGCGCCTACCTGGAAATTGCGGGCGGCAAGACCGATGTGGAGAGGCAGCAGAGCGCCGAGAAAACCGGAGTCTTTACTGGCTCCTTCGCCACGCATCCGATTGGCGGGCATCAGGTTTCCATCTGGGTGGCCGATTACGTGCTGGTCAGCTACGGCACCGGCTCCATCATGGCTGTGCCCGCCCACGACGAGCGCGACTTCGAATTTGCCAAGAAGTTCGGGTTGGACATCGTGGAGGTGATTCGGCCTGAAGGTGGCGAACCTCTGGACGTCACTGGAGATGAGGCCTACAGCGGCGAGGGCGTCATCGTCAACAGCGGCGAGTTCGACGGCATGCCCGGCGGTAAGGCCAGCATCGCCACCGTGATCGCCAAGCTGGAGGAGCGCGGCGTGGCGAAGGCCAAGACCACCTTCCGTCTGCGCGACTGGCTGGTGAGCCGCCAGCGCTACTGGGGTACGCCGATCCCGATTGTCTACTGCCCCGAGCACGGCGCGCAGCCGGTACCTGCCGATCAGTTGCCGGTGCTGCTGCCCGACAATGTCCACTTCACGCCGACGGGTCAGAGTCCGCTGAAGCAGGACGCCGAGTTTCGGAAGGCGATCTGCCCGGTCTGCGGGGGAGAAGCCGAGCGCGACACCGACACCATGGACACCTTCGTGGACAGCAGCTGGTACATGTACCGCTTCACTTCGCCGCACTATACCGAAGGCCCCTGGAACCCGGCGCTGGCCGACAAGCTGATGCCGATTGATCTGTATACCGGCGGCATCGAGCACGCCATCTTGCACCTGCTGTACAGCCGCTTCTGGACCAAGGTGGCCCGCGACATGAAGCTGACCGACATCTCCGAACCGTTCAGGGTGCTGCGAAACCAGGGCATCATCCTGGGGCCGGACAACGAGAAGATGTCAAAAAGCCGGGGCAACGTCATCGACCCCGACGATCTGGTGCGCGAGTACGGAGCTGACGTGGTGCGAACCTATCTGGCCTTCATCGCGCCCTGGGAAGTCGGCGGTCCCTGGGACCCCAGCGGCATCAACGGCCCGGCGAAATGGCTGGGGCGCGTCTGGTCGCTGTTCTTCGACGAGATCAAGGGGCCAGCCGAGACGGTGAGCGAGAACGATCTGCACTACGCCATTCACAGCACCCTGAAGAAGATCACTGGTGACTTTGAGCGATTGAGCTTCAACACCATCGTCGCCGCGCTGATGGAGCTGACCAACACACTGGTCAAGGCCAAGCGCGCCCCGGTGGCCCATACGCCCGCCTGGGACGAGGCGCTGAATATCTTCAACCTGATGCTGGCCCCGCTGGTGCCGCATGTGGCCGAGGAAATCTGGCATGAGCGTGGCAATGCCCAGAGTGTGCACCTGCAAACCTGGCCCACCGTGAACGAGGCCGCCGCCGTGCGTGACAGCGTGGTGATCGGCGTGCAGGTCAGCGGCAAGGTGCGCGGCGAGGTGGAGATTTCCAAGACCGCCAGCCAGGAGGAGGCCATCGCTGCCGCCCGCGCCAACCCCGACGTCGCCAAGCATCTGGAGGGCAAGCAGACGGTCAAGGAAGTCTATGTGCCGGGGCGGATCATCAACCTCGTGGTGCGCTGA